In Paenibacillus algicola, a genomic segment contains:
- a CDS encoding helix-turn-helix domain-containing protein: MTKPSGGIVRVQKRDSGYAIIDPWFLSDERLTWKSKGLLAYLLSKPSNWQVYVTDLVKRSKDGRDAVYSALKQLEECGYVERSQKRNEDTKKIEGMETIVYERPIIDEPGPDFPLTDFPDMAKPDADNSTQVINDLNINDSKKKMNKSATADILKSLSKALRKLPLNDTATLYDQYFADIYAMLTRRFSGQLEPEAIGLAADRYFQKAVDLRTGLPKESVYSPVGVFYDCYAEAVAEWTAEQFKRKCSG; the protein is encoded by the coding sequence ATGACGAAGCCATCAGGCGGCATCGTCCGCGTCCAGAAGCGTGATAGCGGCTACGCAATCATAGATCCGTGGTTCTTATCGGACGAGCGTTTAACGTGGAAGTCGAAAGGGTTACTTGCGTATCTGTTGTCTAAGCCGTCAAACTGGCAGGTATATGTTACGGATCTCGTTAAACGGTCGAAAGACGGAAGGGACGCCGTGTATTCCGCACTTAAGCAGCTTGAAGAATGCGGATATGTCGAGCGTAGTCAGAAACGTAATGAAGATACGAAGAAGATTGAAGGGATGGAAACAATCGTATATGAGCGGCCGATCATTGATGAGCCAGGTCCTGACTTTCCTCTTACGGATTTTCCCGACATGGCTAAGCCGGACGCGGATAATTCGACACAAGTAATTAATGATTTAAATATTAATGACTCTAAGAAAAAAATGAATAAGAGCGCCACTGCCGATATTCTTAAATCGCTATCGAAAGCATTACGAAAACTGCCGCTGAACGATACCGCGACTCTATACGACCAATACTTTGCCGATATATACGCGATGCTGACGCGTAGGTTTAGCGGTCAATTAGAGCCGGAGGCTATAGGATTAGCCGCGGATCGTTATTTCCAGAAGGCCGTTGATCTGCGGACAGGGTTGCCGAAGGAAAGCGTATATTCGCCGGTGGGCGTCTTCTACGATTGCTATGCGGAGGCAGTGGCGGAGTGGACCGCGGAACAGTTCAAGCGGAAATGCTCCGGATAA
- a CDS encoding DUF4352 domain-containing protein, giving the protein MDENNDVKFTKKDFAVLGYILLGIAIVTVIMTWISNNNTDRTSVPPALPKTYALNETLIDGAFSYKVTGAERDGQLVTVNVRAVNESDEAKTLYTGTMKLRDDSGRTYDYDTDYLAEGTLNPGIEAEGRITFKVPEDASGLQALVNTDVLGAMYGDGAGYTKVNIGL; this is encoded by the coding sequence ATGGACGAGAATAATGACGTTAAATTTACGAAGAAGGATTTCGCAGTCCTCGGATATATTCTGCTTGGTATCGCGATCGTTACGGTAATTATGACGTGGATTAGTAATAACAATACGGATCGGACGAGCGTCCCGCCGGCATTGCCGAAAACGTACGCGCTTAACGAAACGCTTATCGACGGCGCATTCTCATATAAGGTAACAGGCGCAGAACGCGACGGGCAACTTGTAACGGTGAATGTGCGCGCGGTAAACGAGTCCGACGAAGCTAAGACGTTATATACCGGCACAATGAAGCTACGCGACGACAGCGGTCGCACATATGATTACGATACGGATTACCTGGCGGAAGGTACGCTCAATCCCGGAATCGAAGCGGAAGGGCGCATAACGTTTAAGGTGCCGGAGGATGCGAGCGGACTGCAGGCGCTGGTGAATACGGATGTGCTTGGCGCGATGTACGGCGATGGCGCAGGCTATACGAAAGTAAATATCGGATTGTAA
- a CDS encoding type II toxin-antitoxin system HicB family antitoxin, giving the protein MSVEFPDLSGAYTCSDDDAEALRMAKDCLALNITGMKEDGDTIPRPSDVKNVVVGENQSVVMVEL; this is encoded by the coding sequence ATTTCAGTAGAATTTCCAGATCTATCAGGCGCGTATACCTGTAGTGACGATGACGCCGAAGCGCTACGCATGGCAAAAGATTGTCTTGCGCTAAATATAACCGGTATGAAAGAGGACGGAGATACTATTCCGCGCCCATCTGACGTTAAGAATGTTGTTGTCGGCGAAAATCAAAGCGTCGTTATGGTCGAATTGTGA
- a CDS encoding BRO-N domain-containing protein — protein sequence MRRKSAVFTYGTAQVRTVTIAGEPWFVARDVCAALSMTNASQSISRLDADEKNTIILNEGNRGNPNYVAVNEPGLYSLILGSRKPEARAFKRWITHEVIPSIRRNLTIRP from the coding sequence GTGCGGAGGAAGTCGGCTGTGTTTACGTACGGAACAGCGCAAGTAAGAACGGTAACAATCGCAGGGGAGCCATGGTTTGTTGCGAGGGACGTATGCGCAGCTTTAAGCATGACTAACGCTTCACAATCAATATCAAGGTTAGATGCGGATGAAAAGAATACTATCATTTTAAATGAGGGAAATCGTGGCAATCCAAATTACGTTGCGGTAAACGAACCCGGTCTATACTCGTTAATCCTCGGCAGCCGCAAACCGGAGGCACGCGCATTCAAGCGCTGGATCACGCATGAAGTTATTCCGTCAATCCGGCGCAATCTCACAATTCGACCATAA
- a CDS encoding helix-turn-helix domain-containing protein, which produces MTLRLCFVSFEYTLNHHREISRKEKQEAAVRLRNSGKSYRQIGEMIGVGKTTVERWVAEHNATVPNGTPAVTADTADGKTYPAEQSPQHALDDRALRIRAHVESGLTHEQAAQIEGVSLRTVYNDLARVDEILADMPDLGEAPTFLECRRWM; this is translated from the coding sequence TTGACACTGCGTTTGTGTTTCGTTTCATTCGAGTACACGCTGAATCACCACCGCGAGATCAGCCGCAAGGAAAAGCAAGAAGCAGCGGTCAGGCTACGTAATAGCGGTAAGAGTTACCGGCAGATTGGCGAGATGATTGGCGTGGGTAAGACGACGGTTGAGCGGTGGGTAGCGGAGCATAATGCAACTGTCCCAAACGGGACACCTGCAGTAACCGCAGACACAGCGGACGGCAAGACGTATCCAGCCGAACAGTCACCGCAACACGCGTTAGACGACCGCGCACTCCGTATCCGGGCGCATGTGGAATCCGGATTGACTCACGAACAGGCAGCGCAGATCGAAGGCGTATCGTTGCGCACCGTCTACAATGACCTGGCGCGAGTTGACGAGATACTGGCGGATATGCCGGATTTAGGCGAAGCGCCTACGTTTTTAGAGTGCCGGAGATGGATGTAG
- a CDS encoding IS256 family transposase, translating to MRLWDKQQLRAFIKENNLVTAQDAQNALKDLFAETLQEMLEAEMDQHLGYEKHVVKSKQTTNSRNGKSKKKITSEYGEQQILVPRDREGEFEPLVVKKHQSNVTGIEDQIIALYAKGISTREIQDHLQQLYGLDVSPTFISNVTNKIIPLVKEWQNRPLQSVYAVVFLDAIHFKVKQDGAIVNKAAYMVIGIDLDGNKDVLGMWIGENESAKFWLSVLNELKNRGVQDILITCVDNLTGFSQAISACYPSTEIQKCIIHQIRNSTRYVSYKDLKKVTSDLKPIYKATTEEMALLELDRFEEIWGAKYPLIVRSWRNNWEELATFFKYPPELRKLIYTTNMIESYHRQLRKVTKGKSIFPTDESLLKMLYLVTVDVTRKWTGRVQNWGQILLQLSVFYPERIGQHLP from the coding sequence ATGAGACTTTGGGATAAACAACAGCTGCGGGCCTTCATTAAGGAGAATAATCTGGTGACCGCGCAGGATGCACAAAACGCCTTGAAAGATCTGTTTGCAGAAACACTTCAGGAAATGCTGGAGGCCGAAATGGACCAGCATTTGGGTTACGAGAAGCATGTCGTGAAGAGCAAGCAGACAACAAACAGCCGAAACGGCAAGAGCAAAAAGAAGATCACCAGTGAATATGGTGAGCAGCAAATTTTGGTACCTCGAGACCGTGAAGGTGAGTTTGAGCCGTTAGTGGTCAAGAAACATCAGTCCAATGTGACAGGCATTGAGGACCAAATTATCGCCCTCTATGCTAAAGGCATCAGCACTCGTGAGATTCAGGACCATCTGCAGCAGCTGTACGGCCTCGATGTCTCTCCGACCTTCATCTCCAACGTGACCAATAAGATTATCCCTCTCGTGAAAGAGTGGCAGAATCGCCCCCTACAGAGCGTGTATGCTGTGGTGTTTCTGGACGCCATTCATTTCAAGGTGAAACAGGATGGGGCTATTGTCAACAAGGCTGCTTACATGGTCATTGGCATTGATTTGGATGGAAACAAAGACGTCCTGGGCATGTGGATTGGTGAGAATGAGTCTGCAAAGTTCTGGCTCAGTGTGCTCAATGAATTGAAAAATCGCGGTGTTCAGGACATTCTCATTACTTGTGTAGATAACCTTACGGGCTTCTCACAAGCGATTTCAGCATGCTATCCCAGCACGGAAATCCAAAAATGTATCATCCACCAGATCCGCAACTCCACCCGTTATGTATCCTACAAAGATCTCAAGAAGGTGACCTCGGATTTAAAGCCCATCTACAAGGCCACAACAGAGGAGATGGCTCTGCTGGAATTGGATCGGTTTGAGGAGATCTGGGGCGCCAAATATCCACTCATTGTCCGTTCCTGGCGCAACAACTGGGAAGAACTTGCCACGTTCTTTAAGTACCCGCCTGAGCTTCGCAAGCTTATTTATACGACCAATATGATTGAGAGCTACCACCGCCAACTCCGTAAAGTAACGAAAGGGAAAAGCATCTTTCCTACGGACGAATCGCTGCTCAAAATGCTCTATCTGGTGACGGTCGATGTCACCCGCAAGTGGACAGGCCGAGTCCAAAACTGGGGTCAGATCCTGCTTCAATTATCCGTCTTTTATCCTGAACGGATTGGCCAGCATCTGCCTTAA
- a CDS encoding DUF4393 domain-containing protein, with amino-acid sequence MDALTYTSNETISELFLNLLASASSTDTCNSAHPSFIHIITSLSVDEAKIVNLLFQKKMVDFPFIYFRAYRDNDTRYTQSEKHLTALEYRTDLLYPEKIDLYLDNLVTLGLFRIHPDKYITRHESVIEILKESYKDEKEEFQKMVDSMQGEFSDIKIQTGYYELSTTGKEFMSACVTHED; translated from the coding sequence ATGGATGCTCTCACTTATACATCAAATGAAACTATTTCTGAGTTATTTTTAAATCTCTTAGCTAGTGCATCTTCTACAGATACATGTAATTCTGCGCATCCAAGCTTCATTCATATAATAACTAGCTTGTCAGTGGACGAAGCAAAAATAGTTAACCTTTTGTTCCAGAAAAAGATGGTTGACTTTCCTTTCATTTACTTCAGGGCCTACCGTGACAATGATACACGGTATACTCAGTCAGAAAAACACTTAACTGCATTAGAATATAGAACTGATCTTCTGTACCCGGAAAAAATAGATTTGTATCTTGATAACCTTGTCACGTTAGGGTTATTTCGAATCCACCCCGATAAATATATTACGAGACATGAGAGTGTCATCGAAATACTCAAAGAATCTTATAAGGACGAGAAAGAAGAATTTCAAAAAATGGTAGACTCAATGCAAGGTGAATTTTCTGATATAAAAATACAGACGGGATACTATGAGTTGTCCACAACAGGTAAAGAATTTATGAGTGCTTGTGTTACACACGAGGATTAA
- a CDS encoding site-specific integrase — MENKLYLNTFSALKENGYIVADSFNDHIWIMPCKIKANDFQLVFDLDIYRDLNEAVKAFITLRRSSGVSAHKCYDEVQLLKKTIRLSNGLKQTNMVKDKFVSLSEPRAYSLSNVLKNFISFFPCEQGEELQRICDTVPFATYGNRDLPHFHDVLVFNDIVNDFFQTKPIEQTLKFMPIMFWWLITNILPQRPTELLLMNIDCLEHTTEGSMWLKVPRIKNESDSPDRVIQYDSIQIDTKTYQLISFYKMKLIEFGIEDDYLFPRDFYQLFRKRPKRQAFNRMTLYNFGVLLQEFYNEVVGGMYSETNLEKIKPGDTRHFAIINMFLQGFNMLSIARMAGHDVIATQDNYYPHAEHFSQSYVYILAQKMLERKVSDTMPEGFIGWKRDAYDRGKIYNDQDTLKMLKVDYGYCKEKKEIFPSSCVEDCRVCSNYVFKPDIDNYEHGIEWLQDYSGVLNQRMNEVHLILKEQCNSSLLSNHPASAEISKTNSMKLVKYMNQKAIIDSILMEEDRYD; from the coding sequence ATGGAAAACAAATTATATCTGAACACTTTTTCAGCCCTAAAAGAAAATGGGTATATTGTGGCAGACTCTTTCAATGATCATATATGGATTATGCCGTGCAAGATAAAGGCAAATGATTTTCAACTTGTATTCGATCTCGACATATATCGTGACCTAAATGAAGCTGTCAAAGCCTTCATCACCTTACGGAGATCATCCGGGGTAAGCGCGCATAAGTGTTATGATGAAGTCCAGTTGCTTAAAAAAACCATAAGATTATCCAATGGTTTGAAACAAACGAATATGGTGAAAGACAAGTTTGTATCTTTGTCAGAACCACGCGCCTATTCCCTTTCGAATGTCTTGAAGAACTTCATCAGCTTTTTTCCCTGCGAACAAGGAGAGGAATTACAAAGGATCTGCGATACCGTTCCTTTCGCAACATATGGGAATAGGGATTTGCCGCACTTCCACGATGTACTGGTTTTCAATGATATTGTAAATGATTTTTTTCAGACCAAGCCAATAGAACAGACCCTAAAATTTATGCCCATTATGTTTTGGTGGCTTATCACGAATATCTTGCCTCAGAGACCAACAGAGCTACTGTTAATGAATATAGACTGCCTTGAACATACAACTGAAGGATCCATGTGGCTTAAAGTTCCCAGAATCAAAAATGAAAGTGATTCTCCGGATAGAGTTATTCAGTATGATTCAATCCAGATAGACACTAAAACCTACCAATTAATTTCTTTCTACAAAATGAAGCTAATCGAATTTGGTATTGAGGATGACTACCTTTTTCCCAGAGATTTTTATCAGCTGTTCCGGAAAAGACCAAAACGTCAAGCATTCAATCGAATGACACTATACAATTTTGGTGTGTTACTGCAGGAGTTTTATAACGAGGTCGTTGGGGGTATGTATTCAGAGACAAACCTTGAGAAAATTAAGCCTGGAGATACCAGACACTTCGCAATTATCAATATGTTTCTGCAAGGCTTTAACATGCTTTCCATCGCAAGAATGGCAGGACATGATGTTATTGCCACACAGGATAATTATTATCCACATGCCGAACATTTTTCTCAATCGTATGTCTATATATTGGCTCAAAAGATGCTGGAACGTAAGGTTTCAGACACTATGCCTGAAGGATTTATTGGATGGAAACGGGATGCATATGATAGAGGAAAAATTTACAATGACCAGGACACATTGAAAATGTTAAAAGTAGACTACGGTTATTGTAAGGAAAAGAAAGAAATATTCCCCTCCTCGTGTGTCGAAGACTGTAGGGTGTGCAGCAACTACGTTTTTAAACCGGATATTGATAACTACGAACACGGGATTGAATGGCTGCAGGACTATTCCGGTGTCCTTAATCAGCGAATGAATGAAGTACACTTAATATTGAAAGAACAGTGCAATTCGTCACTCCTATCGAACCATCCTGCTTCTGCCGAAATTTCAAAGACAAATTCAATGAAACTGGTAAAATACATGAATCAGAAAGCAATTATTGATTCGATCTTGATGGAGGAAGACAGGTATGACTAA